The following proteins are encoded in a genomic region of Planctomycetaceae bacterium:
- the xylA gene encoding xylose isomerase, whose translation MSYFPEIQKIQFEGPASRNPLAFHHYNPDEMVEGRSMADWLRFSVCYWHTFRGTGVDPFGAPTLNRPWDDGSDSLDNALKRVDVAFEFITKLGAPYYCFHDRDVSPEGSSLKETNAKFDKVAAKLKEAQQATGVKLLWGTANLFSHPRFLHGAATSPNADVFAFAAAQVKKAIEVTHELGGENYVFWGGREGYMNLYNTDMKRELDHLARFMHMAHNHAKSIGFTGQFLFEPKPKEPTKHQYDFDAAACLNFIRQYGLEDVVKLNIETNHATLAGHSMMHELEYASIQGSLGSIDANTGDLLLGWDTDQFPTDIYLTTQVMLVILKQGGLAPGGTNFDAKVRRESTDPIDLFHAHIGGMDAFARGLKIAAAIRADKVLTDFVAKRYESYDTGIGQRIEQGQATFEELETYMLQKGEADASPSGRQEMLENIVNQYL comes from the coding sequence ATGAGCTATTTCCCTGAGATTCAGAAGATTCAGTTCGAGGGCCCCGCCTCACGGAATCCACTGGCGTTTCACCATTACAACCCGGATGAAATGGTCGAAGGCCGCTCGATGGCCGACTGGCTGCGGTTCAGCGTCTGTTACTGGCACACGTTTCGCGGCACGGGCGTCGATCCGTTTGGCGCTCCCACTTTGAATCGCCCATGGGACGACGGCAGCGATTCGCTGGACAATGCCCTGAAACGCGTTGACGTGGCGTTTGAGTTCATCACCAAACTGGGTGCTCCGTACTATTGCTTCCACGACCGCGATGTCTCACCGGAAGGCTCTTCGCTGAAGGAGACCAATGCAAAGTTCGACAAAGTGGCGGCGAAACTGAAGGAGGCTCAGCAGGCCACCGGAGTCAAGCTTCTGTGGGGCACCGCGAACCTGTTTTCGCACCCTCGGTTTCTGCACGGTGCCGCGACGAGTCCCAATGCCGACGTGTTTGCCTTTGCGGCCGCGCAGGTCAAAAAGGCGATCGAAGTTACTCACGAACTCGGCGGCGAAAACTATGTCTTCTGGGGCGGGCGAGAAGGCTATATGAATCTGTACAACACTGACATGAAGCGGGAACTGGATCACCTGGCCCGGTTCATGCATATGGCTCACAACCACGCGAAGTCCATCGGATTCACGGGCCAGTTTCTGTTCGAACCAAAGCCCAAGGAACCCACAAAGCACCAATACGATTTTGATGCGGCGGCGTGCCTGAACTTCATTCGGCAATACGGTCTGGAGGACGTTGTTAAACTGAACATTGAAACGAATCACGCGACTCTGGCCGGCCACTCGATGATGCACGAACTGGAGTACGCGTCGATTCAGGGATCGCTCGGCAGCATCGACGCCAATACCGGCGACCTGTTGCTGGGCTGGGACACCGACCAGTTTCCCACCGACATTTACCTGACGACACAGGTGATGCTGGTGATTCTGAAACAGGGCGGCCTGGCTCCCGGCGGCACAAACTTTGACGCCAAAGTGCGGCGCGAAAGTACGGACCCGATTGACTTGTTCCATGCTCACATCGGCGGAATGGACGCGTTTGCTCGCGGATTGAAAATCGCTGCCGCCATTCGCGCGGACAAGGTACTGACGGATTTCGTCGCGAAGCGATATGAAAGCTACGACACCGGTATCGGCCAGCGCATCGAACAGGGTCAGGCGACGTTTGAGGAACTGGAAACGTACATGCTTCAGAAGGGCGAAGCCGACGCAAGTCCCAGCGGCCGCCAGGAGATGCTGGAAAATATCGTGAACCAGTACCTATAA
- a CDS encoding DMT family transporter, protein MPAVSHESAQESAVGSFWPDVSLLGVVLIWGINIPVFKLGLDRMDWYSLNAIRLAVSVVVLNLLAWHERGAILPSWPGVSYAAMLRYSVLASGIYQLTFLLGIARAASGNVALIIATVPMWTALMARIFLNERLARVAWAGLVIAFVGTLVVTIQNGGFSSDERSLYGNVFMLCAALSWAGGTVASRPVLKQLSPLQLSAFASLTMLPFHVAIAAPRLGDSVAKLNLPEVWVAIAWSGIFSTGFALAMWNYGVSHAGAAHAAVFQNLVPVIAMTSAWLVRGEPVTMRQLVGGTLIIGGLLIMRRGRIRRSPD, encoded by the coding sequence ATGCCCGCCGTGTCCCACGAATCTGCACAGGAATCGGCTGTCGGTTCCTTCTGGCCTGACGTATCGCTCTTGGGCGTCGTGCTGATCTGGGGCATCAACATCCCCGTGTTCAAGCTCGGGCTTGATCGGATGGACTGGTATTCGCTGAATGCCATCCGTCTGGCGGTGTCGGTTGTTGTGCTAAACCTGCTGGCCTGGCACGAACGCGGCGCGATCCTTCCGTCGTGGCCCGGCGTTTCGTACGCCGCCATGCTGAGATACTCGGTCCTGGCGTCCGGGATTTATCAACTGACGTTCCTGCTGGGAATCGCCAGAGCCGCCTCCGGCAACGTTGCTCTGATCATTGCAACGGTTCCAATGTGGACCGCGCTGATGGCTCGAATCTTTCTGAACGAACGACTGGCGCGCGTGGCGTGGGCTGGTTTGGTGATCGCATTTGTCGGAACGCTGGTGGTGACCATTCAGAACGGCGGTTTCTCCAGCGATGAGAGGTCCCTGTACGGCAACGTGTTCATGCTTTGCGCGGCCCTGTCCTGGGCGGGCGGAACGGTGGCCAGTCGCCCCGTGCTGAAGCAGCTTTCTCCGCTGCAATTGTCGGCCTTTGCTTCGCTGACGATGCTTCCGTTCCATGTGGCGATCGCGGCTCCCCGTCTGGGTGACAGTGTCGCAAAGCTGAATCTTCCGGAAGTCTGGGTGGCGATTGCGTGGTCCGGAATCTTCTCCACGGGATTCGCTCTGGCCATGTGGAACTACGGAGTCAGTCATGCCGGCGCGGCTCACGCGGCCGTCTTCCAGAATCTGGTACCGGTGATTGCCATGACCAGTGCCTGGCTGGTGCGAGGCGAACCGGTGACGATGCGCCAGCTTGTCGGCGGCACTCTGATTATCGGCGGTCTGTTGATCATGCGGCGCGGCAGAATTCGACGAAGTCCCGACTGA
- a CDS encoding lysophospholipid acyltransferase family protein — protein MKIRNSIANWIIARLGTWALRALFLTVRIDHRTVVDDATPYRRPAGSRRYCFCLWHDAIVTAVFGLKTYFLSGLISRHQDGTYLAHAAQLSGITPVRGSASRGGAQATRQLIDRPELHVCITPDGPRGPRRVMKDGIVYLSSRTGRPIVPTSLKATRAWSVPGGWSDMMLPKPFSKALLIAGRPMELPEDLSREQIAKIASQIQQEMDRLDAIGDRLIAGDESVAELIGRTGEWPVADVIPMRRVA, from the coding sequence ATGAAGATTCGCAACAGTATTGCCAACTGGATCATTGCTCGACTTGGTACGTGGGCGCTTCGAGCGTTGTTTTTGACCGTTCGAATCGATCACCGCACAGTTGTGGACGACGCGACTCCCTATCGCCGGCCCGCCGGATCACGTCGGTACTGCTTCTGTTTGTGGCATGATGCAATCGTCACGGCAGTGTTTGGCCTGAAGACGTACTTTCTTTCCGGACTGATCAGTCGCCATCAGGATGGAACGTATCTGGCCCACGCTGCTCAACTGTCCGGAATTACTCCCGTGCGAGGCTCCGCCAGCCGAGGTGGAGCCCAGGCCACAAGGCAGCTTATTGACCGTCCCGAGTTGCACGTTTGTATCACTCCCGACGGTCCCCGCGGTCCGCGCCGCGTGATGAAGGACGGAATTGTCTACCTCTCGTCGCGCACCGGCCGGCCCATCGTCCCCACTTCGCTGAAGGCGACGAGAGCCTGGTCGGTTCCCGGCGGATGGTCGGACATGATGTTGCCGAAGCCGTTTTCAAAGGCTCTGCTGATCGCTGGTCGGCCGATGGAATTGCCGGAGGATCTCAGTCGGGAACAGATCGCCAAAATTGCGTCACAGATTCAGCAGGAAATGGACCGTCTGGATGCCATTGGCGACCGATTGATCGCCGGCGACGAATCGGTCGCCGAGTTGATTGGCCGGACTGGTGAGTGGCCCGTGGCGGACGTGATTCCCATGCGACGGGTCGCGTAA
- a CDS encoding DUF167 family protein gives MKSVLLSSRYFPRACFLKGFVWCYPGEAFCVSHRGCVSCGKGDWKLAGHFRWIGSELQVQVRISPRASRDQVNGRMGDRLKVAITAPPVDGKANAHLIAFVAKQFRVAKSQVQIVHGQTSRDKTISVQDPVELPESFEVRRAEDKNPPE, from the coding sequence ATGAAAAGCGTTCTCCTGAGTTCTCGTTACTTTCCGCGAGCATGTTTTCTGAAAGGCTTCGTCTGGTGTTATCCGGGCGAAGCCTTTTGCGTTTCGCACCGTGGTTGCGTCTCCTGCGGTAAGGGGGACTGGAAGCTGGCAGGACATTTCCGCTGGATTGGTTCCGAACTGCAGGTGCAGGTGCGGATTTCGCCGCGCGCGTCCCGTGACCAGGTCAATGGCCGGATGGGAGATCGGCTGAAAGTCGCGATCACAGCACCTCCCGTCGACGGCAAAGCAAACGCCCACCTGATCGCATTCGTCGCAAAGCAGTTCCGAGTCGCCAAGTCGCAGGTGCAGATCGTTCACGGGCAGACGAGCCGAGATAAGACGATCAGCGTTCAGGACCCCGTCGAACTTCCGGAATCGTTTGAAGTCCGGCGCGCGGAAGATAAGAACCCGCCGGAATGA